From a single Pseudalkalibacillus hwajinpoensis genomic region:
- a CDS encoding LolA family protein yields MKRFGSVLLIGVLMLVALAGCGQKSQQDVVDALDKKLNEMDSYKVNAKMTLETGEEPQRYDVEIWYQKPSYYRVELKNATKEQSQIILRNDEGVFVLTPALNKSFRFQSDWPENGSQAYLYNTLVADILNDSGAAFEAKDNDYVFTTKTNYQNKNLAKQSIRLNKKDLAPEKVTIMNQDMKPLVNIEFSDMKFNASFDKGAFDMERNMTAAQLEVPVIAATNEPFEVVYPMYEPQGTGLTDEKEVATNKVMLSFTGEKSFTLIEEKSEAALETSTPVSVGEGEPVDLGFTMGVMTETTVTWHHNGVDFFLASNDLSKEEMAAVARSVYGTTVIK; encoded by the coding sequence GTGAAAAGGTTCGGTTCCGTTTTACTTATTGGGGTACTGATGCTGGTCGCACTTGCGGGATGCGGACAAAAAAGTCAGCAGGACGTAGTCGACGCTCTTGATAAAAAGCTAAATGAAATGGACAGCTATAAAGTTAATGCCAAAATGACCTTAGAAACAGGGGAAGAGCCGCAGCGGTATGACGTTGAAATCTGGTATCAGAAGCCATCTTATTATCGAGTTGAATTGAAAAACGCTACTAAAGAACAAAGTCAAATTATTCTTAGAAACGATGAGGGCGTGTTTGTATTAACGCCAGCCCTCAATAAAAGCTTCCGATTCCAGAGTGATTGGCCAGAAAACGGTAGTCAGGCATATCTTTACAATACGCTTGTTGCAGATATTCTAAACGATTCTGGTGCAGCTTTTGAAGCAAAAGATAATGACTATGTTTTCACTACGAAAACGAATTATCAAAATAAGAATTTGGCTAAACAGTCAATCCGGTTAAACAAGAAGGATCTTGCTCCTGAGAAAGTAACCATCATGAATCAGGACATGAAGCCACTTGTAAACATTGAGTTTTCAGATATGAAGTTCAATGCCTCCTTTGACAAAGGTGCTTTTGATATGGAAAGAAACATGACAGCAGCACAGCTCGAAGTTCCTGTGATTGCAGCAACGAATGAGCCTTTTGAAGTTGTTTACCCAATGTATGAGCCCCAGGGTACAGGGTTAACTGATGAGAAAGAGGTAGCAACAAATAAAGTAATGCTAAGCTTTACAGGTGAGAAGTCCTTCACGTTAATCGAAGAAAAAAGTGAAGCAGCTCTTGAAACGAGCACTCCGGTTTCAGTGGGTGAGGGCGAACCAGTCGACCTTGGATTCACAATGGGAGTCATGACAGAGACGACTGTCACATGGCACCACAACGGTGTTGATTTCTTCCTTGCTTCTAATGACCTGTCGAAAGAAGAAATGGCCGCAGTGGCCAGGTCAGTCTATGGCACCACCGTAATTAAATAA
- a CDS encoding NAD(P)H-hydrate dehydratase encodes MRIVSGKEMYEADRFTMEEIGLSGAMLMENAGKALFEAMKDRLQVHERIAVLVGTGNNGGDGFVLSRYLKENGFDVDVWVIPPEGKVKGDAAAHFGFFKALFEWKAYKDGESFNKHLSEYGVVIDCLLGLGVSGAIRSPYNHIIQKVNKSSVVVLSVDLPSGLKADGGFEGEYEPIRADRTYTLQCPKLSAYLYPDADYYGELEVIDIGLPRVAFSKALQRKLWTELSVAHTLTDRTASSHKGSHGKGLVIGGSKGMVGAPIMTAKAAYRSGAGLIQAAVPEEILSMTAGTLVEAMFRGWPSEGGFFSGEVPENLSFDGIAIGPGLGRLDGGSKMVEAVLASDTSLVMDADALYHLNELKDQLKGRKGTTVLTPHPGEMARLTGLSIQEVQNNRFEVSRSFAEEYNVYLVLKGPYTVVTSPDGTQFINTSGNSALAKGGSGDVLTGMILAFIMNSKSIHEGISNVVYVHGKAADVLVQSNHSTLDVLATDVIDTIPAVLHSFLE; translated from the coding sequence GTGAGAATCGTATCCGGAAAAGAAATGTATGAAGCAGACCGATTTACCATGGAGGAGATCGGTTTAAGTGGTGCAATGCTTATGGAAAACGCAGGGAAAGCTCTGTTTGAGGCGATGAAAGATAGACTTCAAGTGCATGAACGAATCGCTGTTCTAGTTGGAACTGGAAACAACGGTGGGGATGGTTTTGTTCTGTCCAGATATCTCAAAGAGAACGGTTTTGACGTGGATGTCTGGGTGATCCCACCTGAAGGAAAAGTAAAGGGAGATGCAGCTGCGCACTTTGGGTTTTTTAAGGCGTTGTTTGAATGGAAAGCGTATAAGGACGGAGAATCATTTAATAAGCACCTATCTGAGTATGGTGTAGTGATTGACTGCCTTCTGGGACTGGGGGTATCCGGGGCCATCCGTTCCCCATACAATCATATCATTCAGAAGGTAAATAAGTCTTCAGTTGTCGTTCTGTCGGTAGATCTACCCAGTGGTCTAAAGGCTGACGGAGGATTTGAAGGCGAATACGAACCGATTCGTGCTGATCGAACTTATACGCTTCAATGTCCTAAATTAAGTGCGTACCTTTATCCAGACGCTGATTACTATGGAGAACTTGAAGTCATCGATATTGGTCTTCCACGTGTCGCTTTTTCCAAAGCATTACAAAGGAAACTCTGGACGGAGTTGAGCGTTGCACATACACTCACTGATCGAACGGCGTCCTCCCACAAAGGAAGCCACGGGAAAGGTCTGGTCATCGGTGGTTCAAAGGGAATGGTTGGAGCTCCAATTATGACAGCCAAAGCTGCCTACCGAAGCGGTGCAGGATTAATCCAGGCAGCTGTACCCGAAGAGATTCTGTCGATGACAGCAGGCACTTTGGTTGAGGCCATGTTCCGGGGATGGCCTTCAGAAGGCGGGTTCTTCTCTGGAGAAGTACCAGAGAATCTTTCATTTGATGGGATTGCGATTGGACCTGGCCTCGGTCGATTAGATGGTGGGAGTAAAATGGTCGAGGCGGTTCTTGCGTCTGATACTTCGCTCGTGATGGACGCTGATGCGTTATATCACTTGAATGAACTGAAAGATCAGCTAAAAGGAAGAAAGGGCACAACTGTACTAACGCCCCATCCTGGTGAAATGGCCAGACTTACAGGTCTTTCCATTCAGGAAGTACAGAACAATCGATTCGAGGTCTCCCGGTCTTTTGCTGAGGAGTACAATGTCTATCTCGTCTTAAAGGGCCCATATACGGTTGTGACGTCTCCAGATGGTACTCAGTTCATTAACACCTCCGGTAATTCGGCGCTAGCAAAAGGGGGATCAGGTGATGTGCTTACTGGTATGATCCTTGCGTTTATCATGAACAGTAAGTCCATTCATGAAGGTATCAGCAACGTCGTGTATGTACACGGCAAGGCTGCTGATGTTCTCGTCCAGTCGAACCATTCAACCCTGGATGTTCTTGCGACTGATGTCATTGACACCATTCCGGCTGTTCTGCATTCATTTCTCGAGTAA
- the acpS gene encoding holo-ACP synthase: protein MIKGIGIDLIELERIEKAIGRNAAFPVRILTKIELEEFEKLSGHRRVEYLAGRFASKEAYAKARGTGIGKLSWHDIEVQKSEEGAPYIKASAEDERIHISISHSRQHAIAQVIIESSSS, encoded by the coding sequence ATGATTAAAGGAATTGGAATTGATCTGATTGAGCTCGAAAGGATCGAAAAGGCAATAGGGCGAAACGCTGCTTTCCCTGTTAGAATCTTGACTAAGATTGAACTTGAAGAGTTTGAAAAGCTTAGCGGGCATAGACGTGTAGAGTACCTTGCTGGTCGGTTTGCTTCGAAAGAAGCCTATGCAAAAGCGAGGGGGACTGGGATTGGAAAGTTAAGCTGGCATGATATTGAAGTTCAGAAATCTGAAGAGGGTGCCCCGTATATTAAAGCATCGGCAGAAGATGAACGAATACATATCTCTATTTCACATTCACGTCAGCATGCCATTGCGCAAGTGATTATTGAAAGCTCGTCAAGCTAG
- a CDS encoding rhomboid family intramembrane serine protease, whose protein sequence is MFVRNEDFRSFIRYYPIITILIGIHILLFLLINVFGMRSIFNMGAGINGLIEAGDYWRLVTPIFLHAGFAHVLFNSFSLYLFGPALEQMLGKSKFIVGYFGAGILANIGTLYLQDSYFSHVGASGAIFGLFGIYFYMAFYRKELIDQANSQLILMILGIGLVMTFISPNINILGHLFGFLAGAALAPILLIGAKPFVNRGMIRVRRSPENGDIRFKPNRWQRRKVRTGPGSGGKILWGIFIALVALGFLARFL, encoded by the coding sequence ATGTTTGTGCGAAATGAAGATTTTCGCTCATTTATCCGCTACTATCCTATCATTACCATACTTATTGGTATACATATCCTCCTCTTCCTTCTCATAAACGTCTTTGGTATGCGCTCCATCTTTAACATGGGAGCAGGTATCAATGGATTAATTGAAGCAGGAGATTACTGGAGGCTGGTCACACCGATCTTTCTCCATGCTGGTTTTGCGCACGTCCTTTTTAACAGTTTTTCATTGTACCTCTTTGGACCTGCACTCGAGCAAATGCTTGGTAAAAGCAAATTCATTGTTGGGTATTTCGGTGCTGGAATCCTTGCGAATATCGGTACACTGTATTTGCAGGATAGTTACTTCAGTCATGTTGGTGCTTCCGGAGCTATTTTTGGCTTATTTGGAATCTACTTTTATATGGCTTTCTATCGAAAAGAGTTAATTGATCAGGCAAATTCCCAACTCATTCTTATGATTCTTGGGATTGGTCTTGTGATGACGTTTATCAGCCCGAATATCAACATACTGGGTCATTTATTCGGCTTCCTTGCAGGGGCTGCATTAGCGCCTATCCTTCTGATCGGAGCAAAGCCATTTGTGAATCGAGGTATGATTCGTGTTCGTCGCTCTCCGGAAAATGGCGATATCCGTTTTAAACCAAATCGATGGCAGCGGAGAAAGGTCCGCACCGGTCCAGGTAGTGGAGGTAAGATTCTCTGGGGTATTTTTATCGCTCTCGTCGCACTCGGATTTTTAGCAAGATTTCTGTAA
- a CDS encoding STAS domain-containing protein → MNENHLLHTLRNGDYEKVILDFSGIAQVEASGVIAFYSFCSMIEVLGVSPVICGLKPAHVFRLMQHDFELNQKFDITGNLRDAVQYYLNLPST, encoded by the coding sequence GTGAATGAAAACCATTTGCTTCATACACTAAGAAATGGTGATTATGAAAAAGTTATCCTTGATTTTAGTGGTATTGCACAGGTTGAAGCAAGCGGCGTCATTGCATTTTATTCATTCTGTAGCATGATTGAGGTACTCGGGGTGTCTCCTGTAATATGTGGTTTAAAACCAGCACACGTCTTTCGTTTAATGCAGCACGATTTTGAACTAAATCAGAAATTCGATATTACAGGCAATCTTAGGGACGCGGTTCAATACTATTTGAATTTACCATCAACTTAA
- a CDS encoding PH domain-containing protein — protein MSNKKRLHPVAMLLSFAKHVKEAALPLIIFVFVGSGDGYSWWHFLAIGGLLAFTIGNGIFSWLFYTYHIENKELRIHQGFIFRKKRYIPRERIQSIDFSQGIIQRVFGLVKVQIETAGGGGEPEVVMSALRRSDADLLKDELYERRKSIEEHTEEESVTRSLQYKLTWRQLLIAASTSGGIGVILSFVAAIGSQIDNIIPDEFYMSVSERVMNATLPFILAGAAFLLLLSWFFAVLGTVLKYGGFVLSRVEDDLIINRGILEKRQLTIPVHRIQAIRVVEGLLRQPFGYSVVYVESGGGGGEDEQFSTVMFPLIKRRNLKGFLQEVLPEVSIHEDCRALPVKARSRYMVRFSLPVLIPIGLISFFVPYGYFSVLLLPVACLIGYLHYRDAGWGWKQGVALLQFRQIGRTRIYVARKRIQAMEMQTTFFQKYRGLTTFQVSILSSFAGKQFRVRDIEQINGESLLNLYSYSSNNINELNKKE, from the coding sequence ATGTCTAATAAGAAACGACTTCATCCTGTTGCCATGCTGCTGTCATTCGCAAAACATGTGAAAGAAGCGGCTCTTCCGTTGATTATTTTTGTCTTTGTTGGTAGCGGCGACGGATACTCATGGTGGCACTTCCTCGCCATTGGAGGCCTGCTTGCCTTCACGATTGGAAATGGTATTTTCAGCTGGCTGTTTTACACCTACCATATTGAAAATAAAGAACTCCGGATTCATCAGGGTTTTATCTTTCGTAAAAAGCGATATATTCCGAGGGAGAGAATTCAATCAATCGACTTTTCTCAAGGGATCATTCAACGGGTTTTTGGACTTGTAAAGGTTCAAATTGAAACAGCTGGCGGTGGTGGAGAGCCTGAAGTTGTGATGTCAGCTTTACGTCGTTCTGATGCTGATCTATTGAAGGACGAACTTTATGAAAGGAGAAAGAGTATAGAGGAGCATACTGAAGAAGAATCGGTAACGCGGTCTTTACAATATAAGCTGACATGGCGTCAACTACTTATTGCAGCATCAACTTCCGGAGGCATAGGTGTGATCCTGTCATTTGTTGCGGCCATCGGTTCACAAATCGATAATATTATACCCGATGAATTCTATATGAGCGTGTCGGAAAGGGTTATGAATGCAACGTTGCCCTTTATTCTTGCGGGAGCTGCATTCCTTTTGTTACTATCATGGTTCTTCGCAGTTCTTGGTACGGTTCTTAAATATGGTGGTTTTGTACTTTCGCGTGTCGAAGATGATTTAATTATCAACAGAGGGATTCTTGAAAAAAGACAGTTAACGATACCTGTGCACCGTATCCAGGCAATTCGGGTAGTGGAAGGTCTTCTCCGTCAGCCATTTGGCTATTCTGTTGTCTACGTTGAAAGTGGCGGTGGAGGCGGCGAGGATGAACAGTTCTCAACTGTTATGTTTCCACTTATAAAACGTCGAAACCTTAAAGGGTTTCTGCAAGAAGTATTACCTGAAGTCTCTATACATGAGGATTGTCGCGCACTTCCTGTTAAAGCAAGAAGCCGATACATGGTTCGATTCTCGCTACCTGTCCTAATTCCGATTGGCCTCATCAGTTTTTTTGTTCCATATGGCTACTTTTCTGTTCTATTGCTCCCGGTCGCATGCTTAATAGGCTACCTTCATTACCGTGATGCCGGATGGGGATGGAAACAGGGTGTGGCCCTGTTACAATTCAGGCAAATTGGCCGAACGCGAATTTACGTGGCAAGAAAAAGAATCCAGGCGATGGAAATGCAGACGACTTTCTTTCAAAAATATCGTGGTTTAACAACATTTCAAGTTTCAATTCTTTCCAGCTTTGCAGGAAAGCAATTTAGGGTAAGAGATATAGAGCAAATTAATGGAGAATCTCTTTTGAACTTGTATTCTTACAGTTCAAATAATATAAATGAGCTCAATAAGAAAGAATAA
- a CDS encoding PH domain-containing protein, with product MRPEPSKQIDRKGLRVWQITGGIISVMSLAVLAGLFVIHIFVAPWPTWVLVVAVILVCLFIVLQTWILPKLRFRQWRYEVSEHEIELKYGVIVVKRTLVPMVRVQHVDTRQGPLLRAHRLSSVTISTAATTHEIPALSNEVADELRDRISVLARVAEEDV from the coding sequence ATGCGACCTGAGCCTTCTAAACAAATTGATCGAAAAGGATTAAGAGTATGGCAAATAACTGGAGGAATTATCTCTGTTATGAGTTTAGCAGTTCTGGCTGGATTATTTGTAATACATATTTTTGTGGCACCCTGGCCAACATGGGTTCTTGTTGTCGCTGTTATTCTGGTTTGTTTGTTTATCGTTCTTCAAACCTGGATTCTTCCAAAGCTTCGCTTTAGACAGTGGCGCTATGAAGTCAGTGAGCACGAGATCGAGTTGAAATATGGTGTCATTGTTGTGAAGCGGACATTAGTTCCAATGGTTCGTGTCCAGCATGTAGATACGAGGCAGGGGCCTTTGTTACGGGCCCATCGCCTTTCTTCTGTAACGATTTCAACTGCAGCAACTACTCATGAGATTCCAGCGCTATCAAATGAGGTAGCAGATGAATTACGAGACCGAATTTCAGTATTAGCAAGGGTGGCTGAAGAGGATGTCTAA
- a CDS encoding O-methyltransferase, giving the protein MASNHDEYIRNLYGNEDSAIVTVNKSISQHGMPAISIKPEVARLLTLLVKMSKPRNVMEIGALGGYSGIVLAHALDKEGALTSLELEESYANVARENLTKAGFGDKVKYVIGPALQNMESLYSAGQHYDFFFIDADKGNYPAYLDMAIKLASPGAVIVADNTLQGDRVFDDKVEDESVNAIRTFNNKMANDERLESIIIPLCDGLTIGRVKSGTIE; this is encoded by the coding sequence TTGGCTAGTAATCACGATGAATATATCCGGAATTTATATGGCAATGAAGATTCCGCAATCGTCACCGTAAATAAAAGCATAAGTCAACATGGCATGCCCGCCATCTCAATTAAGCCAGAAGTAGCGCGTCTGCTAACCTTACTGGTCAAGATGTCAAAACCAAGAAATGTAATGGAAATCGGAGCGCTTGGAGGTTATAGCGGAATTGTTCTTGCTCACGCACTTGATAAAGAAGGGGCTCTTACGTCTCTTGAACTAGAAGAGTCATATGCCAATGTCGCACGAGAAAACCTTACAAAAGCAGGCTTTGGTGATAAAGTGAAATATGTAATTGGTCCAGCTCTACAGAATATGGAATCCCTTTATAGCGCAGGCCAACACTATGATTTCTTTTTTATCGATGCTGATAAAGGAAATTATCCAGCCTATCTTGATATGGCTATTAAGCTCGCTTCACCTGGTGCTGTTATTGTTGCAGACAATACATTACAAGGTGATCGTGTTTTTGATGACAAAGTAGAAGATGAAAGTGTCAATGCAATCCGTACGTTTAACAACAAAATGGCAAATGATGAGCGCCTTGAGTCCATCATCATTCCTCTTTGTGACGGCCTAACCATTGGAAGAGTAAAAAGTGGAACAATTGAATAA
- the uvsE gene encoding UV DNA damage repair endonuclease UvsE, translating into MTIIRLGYVAMSMELSNSSPSQTMTFAQFQKLTNREAAIHKLERIAKSNLNNCLRLLKHNKGNEIHFFRFSSRLIPLANHEALDGWNYLSPLKNELEELGDFAKRAEMRVDFHPDHFVLLNSPKKEILKNSTTALAMHVRLLEAMGIDPAHRCVLHVGGGYKDKEQALERFLHNWMYTPQKIQQTVILENDDTTFTLLDTLYLCEKLNVPLVFDYHHHLACHETEEWAKYWTRVVNTWSESPLPVKMHISSPKSEKEFRSHADYVDVSMFFDFLNEIRDSTAQIDCMIEAKQKDGALFRLMEEIKKRDDVEIIDQSTFKLK; encoded by the coding sequence ATGACAATTATTCGGTTAGGTTACGTTGCGATGAGTATGGAACTTTCGAATAGCTCCCCATCCCAGACGATGACCTTTGCACAATTTCAGAAGCTCACAAACAGGGAAGCTGCCATCCATAAGCTAGAGAGAATTGCAAAATCAAATCTAAACAACTGTCTTCGTCTTTTAAAGCATAATAAAGGGAACGAGATTCACTTCTTTCGATTCAGTTCAAGGCTCATCCCGCTTGCTAATCATGAGGCACTTGATGGTTGGAACTACCTTTCGCCGTTAAAAAACGAGCTCGAGGAGCTTGGGGACTTCGCAAAGAGAGCTGAAATGCGAGTGGATTTTCATCCTGATCATTTCGTTCTGCTTAACTCTCCTAAGAAAGAAATACTAAAGAATTCAACAACTGCGCTTGCTATGCATGTCCGACTTCTTGAGGCGATGGGGATTGATCCCGCACATCGTTGTGTTCTTCATGTGGGCGGTGGATATAAGGACAAAGAGCAAGCACTTGAGCGGTTTCTTCATAATTGGATGTATACCCCGCAGAAAATTCAACAAACCGTGATCCTCGAAAATGATGACACAACATTTACTTTGCTCGATACGCTCTATCTATGTGAGAAGTTAAACGTCCCCCTTGTCTTTGACTATCATCATCACCTGGCCTGTCACGAAACGGAGGAGTGGGCAAAGTACTGGACTAGAGTGGTGAATACGTGGAGTGAGTCTCCTCTGCCTGTTAAAATGCATATTTCATCACCTAAAAGTGAAAAGGAATTTCGGAGTCATGCAGATTATGTAGACGTCTCGATGTTTTTTGATTTTCTTAATGAAATAAGAGATAGCACTGCTCAGATTGATTGCATGATTGAAGCGAAACAAAAAGATGGCGCGCTTTTTCGTCTGATGGAAGAAATTAAGAAAAGGGATGATGTTGAAATCATTGATCAATCAACCTTTAAGTTGAAATGA
- a CDS encoding DegV family protein, which produces MATRIITDSSIDFPEELLNELNVTVVPLNLLFGNEEYKAGVDLDTPTFYQKLKDSKELPKSSAPSPQDFLTKYEETSSEDKILVIGLSGSLSSTYDNAVIAKKMFHEEHPERIVEVINSKTASSGLGIIVYHAAEMARDGESFETIVKQAHEYTDDTLTMFLLDTLDNVIKGGRLDRVRGTIASALNIKLLMRASEDDGSLEVLDKIRGNKRAVRQFIQKIGEYGHNVEDKVIAVAHSNCEDKAKALIEQIQERYKFKDVILSTMGPLIGTYAGEGGLLVAFKKN; this is translated from the coding sequence ATGGCAACTCGAATCATTACGGACAGCAGCATTGACTTCCCTGAAGAACTGCTGAATGAATTAAACGTAACGGTAGTCCCACTCAATCTTCTCTTTGGAAACGAAGAATACAAAGCTGGAGTAGATCTTGATACACCGACGTTTTATCAGAAACTCAAAGATTCAAAAGAACTTCCCAAGTCCTCTGCCCCATCACCTCAGGACTTTCTAACAAAATATGAAGAAACCAGCTCGGAAGATAAAATTCTTGTCATTGGCCTATCAGGTTCTCTGAGCAGCACGTATGATAACGCCGTTATAGCCAAAAAGATGTTTCATGAGGAACATCCAGAGCGCATTGTAGAAGTGATTAATTCCAAAACAGCTTCATCGGGTCTTGGCATTATCGTTTATCATGCTGCTGAAATGGCACGTGATGGTGAGAGCTTTGAGACGATTGTTAAACAAGCACATGAGTATACAGATGATACCCTCACGATGTTTTTACTTGATACACTTGATAACGTGATCAAAGGCGGACGTCTCGATCGTGTAAGGGGTACGATCGCATCTGCTCTAAACATTAAGCTTTTAATGAGAGCAAGCGAAGACGACGGTTCACTCGAAGTGCTTGATAAAATTCGTGGCAACAAACGCGCCGTACGTCAATTCATCCAGAAAATTGGAGAGTACGGACATAATGTGGAAGACAAAGTAATTGCTGTCGCGCATAGTAATTGCGAAGACAAAGCGAAAGCATTAATTGAACAAATTCAAGAACGGTACAAGTTTAAAGACGTTATTCTTTCTACAATGGGACCACTGATTGGCACGTACGCAGGTGAAGGTGGACTTCTCGTCGCGTTTAAGAAAAATTAA
- a CDS encoding NADPH-dependent 2,4-dienoyl-CoA reductase — MEWKKLFEPIKLRGLTLPNRVMMGSMHLGMEGSKEQEEALISFYTERSGETGPGIIVTGGISVSPEGDGGHHFLGFYREDDLEVMKRLTTRVHKEGGRIAAQLFHAGRYAYAAMNGVPSVAPSPIKSPIHREQPVELTELDILNLLESYAEAGRKAKEVGFDAVEIMGSEGYLINQFLSPRTNKRTDQWGGSFGKRTRFAIEVLKSVRHAVGEDYPIIFRMSGLDLVPDSSTPEETFQLAKLLEKNQADILNIGIGWHESTVPTISMMVPRAGFIQPALQIKEAVNIPVIGSNRINDPVLAEKLLHKLDMISMARPFLADPHLLRKAKAEALNQINTCIACNQACLDHAFEGKAVSCLVNPRAGREYKWKINKPKKLKNVVVVGGGVAGMEAARAHAELGHQVTLYEAGPSIGGQFNLARKIPIKKEFDETIRYYTTELERFGVHVALNHRPSVEELLAHSPDLIVVATGVIPREPVIPGIDRAVRYPEVLSGTATIGKKVVIIGAGGIGCDVSHFLIEKGINDIILLRRNGKMGEGLGKTTKWAMLQDLKQNGVRFRTNLAYEELTEKGLVITNIESGEQELLEADTVILAAGQESNVPDEYSDLEAKGIQVAVIGGARLAGELDAKRAIYEGAKIAFEPDTISTHM; from the coding sequence ATGGAATGGAAAAAGTTATTCGAACCGATAAAATTGAGAGGATTGACACTGCCAAATAGGGTGATGATGGGATCGATGCACCTTGGCATGGAAGGAAGTAAAGAGCAAGAAGAAGCGCTCATCTCATTTTACACAGAACGATCAGGAGAAACCGGCCCAGGTATTATTGTAACAGGTGGCATCTCTGTATCACCTGAGGGAGATGGCGGTCATCATTTTCTCGGGTTTTACAGGGAAGATGATCTTGAGGTGATGAAACGGTTAACAACTCGCGTTCATAAAGAGGGAGGACGAATTGCTGCTCAGCTTTTTCACGCCGGGCGTTATGCATATGCCGCAATGAATGGTGTGCCCTCCGTTGCACCTTCACCAATTAAATCGCCTATCCACAGAGAACAACCTGTTGAGTTAACAGAGCTTGATATCCTTAACCTTCTAGAGTCGTATGCAGAAGCTGGTAGAAAAGCAAAAGAAGTTGGCTTCGATGCAGTCGAAATCATGGGTTCAGAAGGTTACTTAATCAATCAATTTCTTTCCCCGAGAACGAATAAGAGGACAGATCAGTGGGGTGGAAGTTTTGGAAAACGAACAAGATTTGCAATTGAAGTTCTTAAATCAGTCAGACATGCCGTTGGGGAGGATTACCCCATTATCTTTAGAATGTCTGGCCTTGATCTTGTTCCAGATTCCTCAACCCCTGAAGAAACGTTTCAACTCGCCAAACTGCTGGAAAAGAATCAAGCAGATATTTTGAATATAGGAATTGGGTGGCATGAATCTACTGTCCCGACTATTTCCATGATGGTACCAAGAGCAGGATTTATTCAACCAGCATTACAAATTAAAGAAGCGGTCAATATTCCTGTGATTGGAAGCAACCGTATTAATGACCCCGTTCTAGCAGAAAAGTTACTGCATAAGCTGGACATGATATCAATGGCAAGACCGTTTCTTGCTGACCCCCATTTGCTTCGAAAAGCAAAGGCAGAAGCGTTAAATCAAATTAATACATGCATTGCCTGCAACCAGGCATGCCTCGATCATGCATTTGAAGGGAAAGCCGTCTCCTGTCTTGTTAATCCACGGGCTGGACGCGAGTATAAATGGAAAATAAATAAACCGAAAAAATTGAAGAATGTCGTTGTCGTTGGTGGAGGCGTTGCAGGAATGGAAGCCGCACGAGCACATGCTGAGCTTGGCCATCAGGTTACACTTTATGAAGCAGGGCCATCCATAGGTGGACAATTCAATCTGGCTCGCAAAATTCCTATAAAAAAAGAATTTGATGAAACAATTCGTTACTACACAACAGAATTAGAGAGATTCGGAGTTCATGTTGCTCTCAATCATAGACCGAGTGTAGAAGAACTTCTCGCTCACTCACCTGACCTTATTGTAGTGGCAACAGGTGTCATTCCTAGAGAACCTGTTATTCCAGGCATTGACCGTGCTGTACGATACCCTGAAGTTCTTTCCGGTACGGCCACTATTGGGAAGAAAGTGGTTATCATTGGTGCCGGTGGTATTGGTTGCGATGTGTCTCATTTTCTAATCGAAAAGGGAATTAATGACATTATCTTATTAAGACGAAATGGGAAAATGGGAGAAGGTCTAGGAAAAACGACCAAATGGGCAATGCTTCAGGATCTTAAACAAAACGGCGTTCGCTTCCGCACCAATCTTGCTTACGAAGAATTAACAGAAAAAGGGCTTGTTATCACGAATATTGAGTCAGGGGAACAGGAGCTCCTTGAAGCTGATACAGTCATTCTTGCAGCAGGACAGGAATCAAACGTCCCAGACGAGTACAGTGACCTTGAGGCAAAGGGGATTCAGGTCGCCGTAATTGGTGGCGCTCGTCTTGCAGGAGAGCTAGATGCGAAACGTGCAATTTACGAAGGAGCCAAAATTGCTTTTGAACCTGATACAATCTCTACACACATGTAA